One Maniola jurtina chromosome 25, ilManJurt1.1, whole genome shotgun sequence DNA segment encodes these proteins:
- the LOC123877927 gene encoding zinc finger BED domain-containing protein 4-like, whose translation MRIQAFVPRNQRQGPQNKVVGRNPQTMCNLSPRRPAPMLPQLLRPLLQVPYPYTALRNSSLIEFKDTHSSTNIQAALLETTNEWNLTNKINFIVSDNAPNVKKAIADIGWKHYGCYGHTLNLIVQDALNSVQASLDKVKTIVRHFKTSTAALEKLLKAQSQEKPDVTPKRLIQEVPTRWNSTFAMLQRFVELENQICATVAVLKKDLPILTLEEWTVFHELCKVLKPFDEATKAMSGEDYMTASTIIVMTRCLKESCDQLLLEGFTVTTNNIITVLRTGLDKRFEGVERSGTFSICTLLDPRYKTNVFSDTSEAAKAKKVLEEILATDIRRRHGEKQPQQSTSTSASVPVRDKFSPWTILNNIVGTQQQQVGTPLSCAIKEVDSYLKEDILPTFNENGKFNCPLQWWQLKQHIYPNLAILLRKYGNIMATSVPCERIFSKTGLTINNRRTQLKTYKVAQLTYLNVNLDPKRFLIES comes from the exons ATGCGTATACAAGCCTTTGTACCGCGCAATCAACGGCAAGGACCCCagaacaaagtcgtgggcagGAACCCGCAGACGATGTGCAACCTCAGCCCTCGTCGTCCAGCTCCGATGCTGCCTCAGCTTCTACGTCCACTGCTGCAAGTACCATACCCATATACCGCGCTGCGCAACAGCTCATTGATAG AGTTTAAAGATACGCACAGCAGTACGAATATTCAAGCTGCATTGCTCGAAACGACCAACGAGTGgaatttaacaaataaaataaattttattgttagtgaCAACGCACCCAACGTCAAAAAAGCCATAGCTGATATAGGGTGGAAGCATTATGGTTGCTATGGCCATACGTTGAACTTAATAGTGCAAGATGCCCTGAATTCAGTCCAAGCTTCTTTGGACAAAGTTAAAACTATAGTCCGTCATTTTAAAACAAGTACAGCAGCGctagaaaaattattaaaagcgCAATCACAGGAAAAGCCGGACGTGACACCAAAGCGCTTGATACAAGAAGTACCAACCCGGTGGAACTCTACATTTGCTATGTTACAGCGATTTGTAgaactggaaaatcaaatatgtGCCACTGTTGCAGTTCTTAAAAAAGATTTACCAATTTTAACTCTCGAGGAATGGACAGTATTTCACGAACTGTGCAAGGTTTTAAAACCTTTTGACGAAGCTACGAAAGCTATGAGTGGTGAAGATTATATGACAGCCAGTACCATTATAGTCATGACACGCTGTCTTAAGGAATCCTGTGACCAACTGCTCCTGGAAGGCTTTACtgttacaacaaataatataattacagtACTTCGGACAGGCTTGGATAAAAGATTTGAAGGTGTTGAGAGAAGTGGCACGTTCTCGATATGTACATTATTAGACCCAAGGTACAAAACCAATGTATTCTCAGACACAAGTGAGGCAGCAAAAGCAAAGAAAGTGCTGGAGGAAATACTGGCAACGGATATTAGGCGACGACATGGAGAAAAACAACCACAACAATCGACTTCAACCTCTGCATCCGTCCCAGTAAGGGATAAATTTTCACCATGGACGATTTTAAACAATATTGTTGGGACGCAGCAGCAGCAAGTAGGCACACCTTTGTCGTGTGCCATCAAAGAAGTGGACTCCTATTTAAAAGAGGACATATTACCCACGTTCAATGAAAATGGGAAATTTAACTGTCCATTGCAATGGTGGCAACTTAAACAGCACATTTATCCCAACCTTGCCATTCTTCTACGCAAGTATGGCAACATAATGGCAACGTCAGTTCCGTGCGAGAGGATATTTAGTAAGACAGGTCTCACGATTAATAACCGCCGCACACAATTGAAGACATACAAAGTTGCCCAATTAACTTATTTAAATGTTAATCTAGATCCAAAAAGATTTTTGATAGAGTCATAA